In the Gemmatimonadaceae bacterium genome, CCGAGGCGGGAGTGCCGCGGTCCGGAGTGGGGAAGGTTGATGACCTGTTTGCCGGTCGGGCGATCAGCACCCGGCATACGGCGGACAACGCCGAGGGGGTGGCGAACCTGCTGGAGTGGCTTTCTGGCCCTGCTCGTGGGTTCTGCTTCGCCAATCTGGTAGATTTCGACCAACTGTATGGTCATCGCAACGATGTCCTGGGTTTTCAGGGAGCGCTCGAAGCCTTCGATCGAGCCTTGCCGAGCCTGCTTTCGGTCCTTCGGGAGGACGATTTGCTGTTCATCACTGCCGACCACGGGAACGATCCCACTACGCCGTCCACGGACCATGCTCGCGAGCGTGTGCCGTTGCTGGTCGCGGGAGCGCGTGTCCGTGGGGGACCGCTTGGTGTGCGGGACACGTTCTCCGATCTGGGGGCCACCGTCGCCGACTGGTTCGGGTTGTCCTGGCGCGGTCGTGGTACCTCGTTTCTGCCCACCTTGTTGGGCGCATGACCAGTAGCGGGACTGCAGGCTCGGCATCGATGTCTGTTCCGTCAGCGTCGGTTATCGGCGGCGGACGTGACGTCGTTGCGGGTGGCGGCTGATGCGGCGCGCGCCAATGCGTGGTGCCCGTATTCGCAATTCCCCGTGGGCGCGGCCCTCGTGGCCGACGATGGTCGCGTGTTCACCGGCTGCAACGTGGAAAACGCGTCCTATCCGGCCGGCACGTGCGCTGAGCGGGTGGCGCTGGGTACCGCCGTTGCGGCTGGGGCACGCCGGTTTGCGCGTGTTGTCATTACATCCACGGCGCACGAGCCGACACCACCTTGCGGCATCTGTCGTCAGGCGCTGGTCGAATTCGCGCCGGACCTTGAAATCGTGGCGATTTCGCCTGACGGGCGCACGGCGCGTTGGTCGTTGGCCGAATTGCTTCCTGCTCCTTTCACGCCCGCATCGCTCGAGCATGTCTGAGCGTTCCTCTGTGATGGCATTCATGAACACACGTTGGCCATTCGTGCCGCACGCACGGCAAGTGCACCGCATGCCTGCCGCCGCATTTCGATCACGGCTCGGTCTCGTGCTGGTGGCCGTGTTGGTCGCCGGTGTCGCGGCCTGCACTGAGACCTTCAGCGGAGGGGATGCGTGTCCGTCGTTGTGCCCGTCCAAGCCGACGGCATTCAAGGATACGATCGTCGATGCGGTTATCCTCGACACGACCTTGGGAGGCTACCCGGAACTCGGACTGTCGCCAACGCTGCTGTTGGCCAATCGTCCTGACACGCTGGTCACGCGCGGCGTGTTGCGATTCGATGTGCTGCCGACGTCATATTTGCCCAACAAGACCGAAGCCAGCGCCAGCATCACGGCCGTCGACTCGGTGGTGCTCGTGTTGCCGCTGGATACGTCCGGATGGAAGGGCAGTGCTCCGGTGACCGTGGAGGCCTTCGACGTCGACACGACGCAGAACGACTCGTCGCAAGTGGTCGTGAAGTCGCTGTTTCGGGCGGATCGCCTGATCGGATCGACGGTGGTCACGCCGTCCACCCAGGGCGATACCCTTCGCATCCCGATTGCGAAGGCGGTGTTGGCCGCCAAGATCGCTGCGAATTCGCGCCTGCGCGTGGGATTGCGCATGAGTGGCGCGGGTGGTCAGCTGCGGATCATCGCGTTTTCACAGGGCGCCGGCGCGCCCTATCTGCGGTTTGATCCGAGCACTGATACCACGTACGCGCCCATCCCCGTGGGATTGTCCACGTCGATCGAGTTGGCCACGTCGGATGTGAATCTCGCCTACCTGATCTACGGGATCGTCGACAAGGGATCGATCGCACCGGATGCGTCGACGCTGGTCATCGGCGGATTCCCGGCGTATCGCACCTATCTGCGCTTCACGCTGCCCAAGTCCATCACCGACTCCAGCACCATTGTGCGTGCCGAGGTGCTGCTGACGCAGCGCCCATCACGATTCGCCAACACGGCGGATACAGTGTCCGTGCTGCCGCTCGTGCCCACCACCACCACGTCGGTCTCGGATATTCGCCGCATTCTCGACCTGTCCGCGGACGGGGCATTCGCGGCGCTCGATTCCGCGCGGCTGGTGCCGCGCGACAGTGGTCAGCGCGCCATCAACATCCTGAGTCTCGCGCGGTCCTGGGGCACCTTGCCGGCCGACGTGCCGCGCGCGGTGGCGTTCCGCATCAGCGTGGAAGGCGGGCAGCCGGCTGAGCTCCGCTTCTTCTCCAGTGAGGCCGCGGCATCGCTGCGGCCGCGACTGCGCATCACCTACCTTCCTCGCACCGAGACGGCCATACCGTGATGCGCCCACGCATTGGATTGTTCGCCGGCGTGCTGCTCGCCGTGTCGCTGGCGCCGTCGTTGTCGGCGCAAGGCACGCTCAGTGGCCTCGGATTCGGCTACCCCGTTGGCGGGTTGAGCACGCGCGCGGCGGCCACCGGAGGCGCATTCGGCGAATTCGACCTGCTTAGCCCGTTGAACCCCGCGTCACTGAGCAGTATTTCGCGCACCGTGATCACGGCGCAGACCGAGCCGGAGTTCCGTACCCTGCGCGCCGGAAAGGCCAACGACAAGACGACCGCCCAGCGCGTGCCGCTGTTGATGCTGGCGTTTCCCGTGCGCGACAACGTGTCCGTGGCGTTGAGCGCCACCACGTTTCTCGATCGCAGCTATTCAACCACGGTCACCGGTGATGTCGTCATTGACGGTTCGTCGGTGAGCACCACCGATCATTCGGATGTGCGCGGGTCGATTGCCGACCTGCGGGCGGCAGCCGGGTGGCGCATCAACGATCGCTTCAGCGTGGGATTCGGCGCGCACATGTTCACCGGCGACAACCTGGTGGCGCGCTCGCGCACGTTTGCCGATTCCACGAAATTCGGCAACGTGCTCGACTCCTCGCGCGTGGTGTACTTCGGTTCGGCCCTGTCAGTGGGTGGAGAGTGGCGGGTACGCAAGGGATTCGCCGCCATGGTGTCGTATCGCAAGGGTGGCGGTATCGACTCGCGCGTGCGGGATACCGTGCGTACCGAGGCCAACATCCCCAATCGGCTGGGCGTCGGCGTGCGATTCGATGGCATTCCGGGATCGATCTTCGCCGTGGGAATCGACCAGCAGGACTGGTCGCGGATGCGGGCACTGGGGTCCAGTGCCGTGGTGCCGCGCGACGCGACCAACTGGCATGCGGGCATGGAAGTGGCCGGTCCACGCATGCGTGGCTCACCCCTGCTGCTGCGCGCCGGGTATGCGCGCAATGCGCTGCCGTTCGGCATCGGCAGCAACGTGGTTGACGAATCGCGTCTGACGGCCGGCTTCGGCATTCCCGTCGCGCGCGAACAGGCGTCACTCGATTTCTCGATCCAGAAGGCCAATCGGACACTGGTCGGCGGTGGGGCGAAGGAATCCGCCTGGATGCTGGGCGTCGGCCTGCAAATCCGGCCCTGAATGACCGTGGCGCCGTTGTCGTCAAAGCCCACGGTCTATATCGAGACCTACGGGTGCCAGATGAATGTCTCCGATTCGGAGCTCATGTATGGCACGCTGACCGCTCACGGCTATACGGCGGTCGATGCGCCCGATGGCGCCGACGTGATTCTCGTAAATACCTGCGCCATTCGCGAAAATGCGGAAACGCGCGTGATCGGCCGGCTGGGTGAACTCAAGCGATTCATGAAGCCCGGATCGATTGTCGGCGTCACGGGCTGCATGGCGCAGCGTTTGGGGCCTCGCCTGCTCACCCAGGCGAAA is a window encoding:
- the cdd gene encoding cytidine deaminase, with protein sequence MFRQRRLSAADVTSLRVAADAARANAWCPYSQFPVGAALVADDGRVFTGCNVENASYPAGTCAERVALGTAVAAGARRFARVVITSTAHEPTPPCGICRQALVEFAPDLEIVAISPDGRTARWSLAELLPAPFTPASLEHV